From the genome of Nicotiana sylvestris chromosome 2, ASM39365v2, whole genome shotgun sequence, one region includes:
- the LOC104245847 gene encoding F-box/kelch-repeat protein At3g23880-like, which yields MPPSKGKGKGKKKGKSKKTKNRAPDATCNCILLREIIIDILSRLPVKTLLQFRCVCKPWRKLITKPNFIDAHFLHSSSLQPSTGSSPILLHTRHPESSDHLLSLINMSPESSSVVELDNPFPFFLQNMVVVGSCNGIVCLCQTPLGDAIILWNPAMRQSRNVPLSKSKPIIGTQSCVSIGLAYDSQKNDFLVLSIQSFGPETMIADEVEMFSTKSFSWKRVPNEMGFRVLGLSCNLIIKGVPYWTALLSDAHGSREVLVCFDVSKKIFDKLPMPGVRLGIQGYLVNLEDSLGILMWDKTDKCNVDIWVMDDEDGWSKKCNVEMLFGFDRIIGCLRNGNIVAEDENGVLFLFDPVTNSVKAKLCIDNANSGSFMISNYSESLVLIEGMRPVKKQAARDKLARAGMNIKFTTT from the coding sequence ATGCCGCCGTCTAAAGGCAAAGGAAAGGGGAAGAAGAAAGGTAAATCCAAGAAAACAAAAAACAGAGCTCCAGACGCAACATGCAACTGCATTTTACTAAGAGAAATCATCATTGATATCCTTTCTCGTCTCCCAGTGAAGACCCTTTTACAATTCAGGTGCGTTTGCAAGCCATGGCGAAAACTCATTACCAAACCCAACTTCATTGACGCCCATTTCCTCCATTCCTCTTCTTTGCAGCCCAGTACCGGTTCTTCACCCATTCTTTTACACACTCGCCATCCCGAGTCCTCTGATCATCTACTCTCACTAATCAACATGTCCCCCGAGTCATCATCAGTTGTGGAACTTGATAACCCTTTCCCTTTTTTCTTGCAAAATATGGTGGTTGTGGGTTCTTGCAATGGCATTGTGTGCCTTTGTCAGACACCTTTGGGTGATGCCATTATTCTTTGGAACCCAGCTATGAGGCAGTCTAGGAATGTGCCGCTTTCGAAAAGCAAACCCATTATTGGAACGCAATCTTGTGTTTCCATCGGATTGGCGTACGATTCACAAAAGAATGACTTCTTGGTCTTGAGTATTCAGAGTTTCGGACCAGAAACTATGATTGCGGATGAAGTGGAAATGTTTTCAACCAAGAGTTTCAGCTGGAAGAGGGTGCCAAATGAGATGGGGTTTCGAGTTCTTGGGCTTTCTTGCAATCTGATTATTAAAGGGGTGCCTTATTGGACTGCTCTTCTTTCGGATGCGCATGGGTCACGTGAGGTATTGGTGTGTTTTGATGTGAGCAAGAAAATATTTGACAAGTTACCTATGCCTGGAGTGAGACTGGGGATTCAGGGGTATCTTGTGAATTTGGAGGATTCTCTTGGTATATTAATGTGGGATAAAACAGACAAATGTAATGTTGATATTTGGGTAATGGATGATGAAGATGGTTGGAGCAAGAAATGCAATGTTGAAATGTTATTCGGGTTCGACAGAATTATTGGCTGTTTGAGGAATGGTAACATTGTTGCTGAGGATGAGAATGGCGTGTTGTTCCTCTTTGATCCGGTGACTAATTCTGTTAAGGCAAAATTGTGCATCGATAATGCTAATAGCGGTTCGTTCATGATTTCCAACTATTCAGAGAGCTTAGTTCTGATTGAAGGGATGCGACCAGTTAAGAAGCAAGCTGCTCGAGATAAATTAGCACG
- the LOC104245846 gene encoding putative F-box protein At1g32420 isoform X1, with protein sequence MPPSKGKGNGKKKGKGKGSSKKTKNTLSDPTSSCIFPREIISNILSRLPVKTLLRFRCVCKPWQKLISKPNFIATHFRHSSSLPSVPCTSPIFIHTRHFKSFDHVLSLFDPHPESSPVVELDSPFPSYFQDMLVVGCCNGIVCLSQPPWGEMITLWNPAMRQYRTIKLSKTKPLMGIHSCVSVGLAYDSQENDFLILSLLCFRPAETRAPDEVEMCSTKSFSWKKLKNEVGFRVLGLICNVIIKGVPYWRAIVEDAHGSREVLVYFDVSKKVFDKLPTPGIRVGTKGYLVNLEDSLGMLIWEKTDKYNVNVWVMDDEDGWSKKCNVGITFGFDRTLGCLRNGDIVVEDENGVLLFDPVTSSVKAKFSIENAKKGSYVIFDYSESLVLIGGMLPVKKEAAEDKLAREYLLKAGINMKVFTTKNPQQAAFATSIA encoded by the exons ATGCCGCCCTCTAAAGGCAAAGGAAAtgggaaaaagaaaggaaaagggaaagggagctccaagaaaacaaaaaatacacTTTCAGACCCAACATCCAGCTGCATTTTCCCTAGAGAAATCATCTCCAATATCCTTTCTCGTCTCCCTGTGAAGACCCTTTTACGATTCAGGTGTGTTTGCAAGCCATGGCAGAAGCTCATTTCCAAACCCAACTTCATAGCCACCCATTTCCGCCATTCCTCTTCTTTGCCGAGTGTCCCCTGTACTTCACCCATTTTTATACATACTCGCCATTTCAAGTCCTTTGATCATGTCCTCTCGCTATTTGACCCGCACCCTGAATCATCACCAGTTGTGGAACTGGATAGCCCTTTTCCTTCCTACTTTCAGGATATGTTGGTTGTGGGTTGTTGCAATGGCATTGTATGCCTTTCTCAGCCACCTTGGGGTGAGATGATTACTCTTTGGAACCCAGCTATGAGGCAGTATAGGACGATAAAGCTTTCAAAGACCAAACCCCTTATGGGAATTCACTCTTGTGTTTCCGTAGGGTTGGCTTATGATTCTCAAGAGAATGATTTCTTGATCTTGAGTCTCTTGTGTTTCAGACCAGCTGAAACTAGAGCTCCGGATGAAGTGGAAATGTGTTCGACTAAGAGTTTCAGCTGGAAGAAGCTGAAAAATGAGGTGGGCTTTCGTGTTCTTGGGCTTATTTGCAATGTGATCATTAAAGGGGTACCTTATTGGAGAGCCATAGTAGAGGATGCGCATGGATCTCGTGAGGTGTTGGTGTATTTTGATGTGAGTAAGAAAGTATTTGACAAGTTACCTACGCCGGGAATAAGAGTGGGGACTAAGGGGTATCTTGTGAATTTAGAGGATTCTCTTGGTATGTTAATATGGGAGAAAACAGACAAATATAATGTTAATGTTTGGGTAATGGATGATGAAGATGGTTGGAGCAAGAAATGCAACGTTGGAATAACATTTGGTTTTGACAGAACATTGGGCTGTTTGAGGAATGGTGACATTGTAGTCGAGGATGAAAACGGGGTGCTGTTGTTTGATCCAGTGACTAGTTCAGTAAAGGCAAAATTCAGCATTGAGAATGCTAAGAAGGGCTCGTATGTGATTTTTGACTATTCAGAGAGCCTAGTTCTGATTGGAGGGATGCTACCAGTTAAGAAGGAAGCTGCTGAAGACAAATTAGCACGCGAATACCTCCTAAA GGCTGGCATAAATATGAAGGTCTTTACCACTAAGAACCCTCAGCAGGCTGCCTTTGCTACTAGTATTGCATGA
- the LOC104245846 gene encoding putative F-box protein At1g32420 isoform X2 translates to MPPSKGKGNGKKKGKGKGSSKKTKNTLSDPTSSCIFPREIISNILSRLPVKTLLRFRCVCKPWQKLISKPNFIATHFRHSSSLPSVPCTSPIFIHTRHFKSFDHVLSLFDPHPESSPVVELDSPFPSYFQDMLVVGCCNGIVCLSQPPWGEMITLWNPAMRQYRTIKLSKTKPLMGIHSCVSVGLAYDSQENDFLILSLLCFRPAETRAPDEVEMCSTKSFSWKKLKNEVGFRVLGLICNVIIKGVPYWRAIVEDAHGSREVLVYFDVSKKVFDKLPTPGIRVGTKGYLVNLEDSLGMLIWEKTDKYNVNVWVMDDEDGWSKKCNVGITFGFDRTLGCLRNGDIVVEDENGVLLFDPVTSSVKAKFSIENAKKGSYVIFDYSESLVLIGGMLPVKKEAAEDKLAREYLLKMSSKRRRYLQLFV, encoded by the exons ATGCCGCCCTCTAAAGGCAAAGGAAAtgggaaaaagaaaggaaaagggaaagggagctccaagaaaacaaaaaatacacTTTCAGACCCAACATCCAGCTGCATTTTCCCTAGAGAAATCATCTCCAATATCCTTTCTCGTCTCCCTGTGAAGACCCTTTTACGATTCAGGTGTGTTTGCAAGCCATGGCAGAAGCTCATTTCCAAACCCAACTTCATAGCCACCCATTTCCGCCATTCCTCTTCTTTGCCGAGTGTCCCCTGTACTTCACCCATTTTTATACATACTCGCCATTTCAAGTCCTTTGATCATGTCCTCTCGCTATTTGACCCGCACCCTGAATCATCACCAGTTGTGGAACTGGATAGCCCTTTTCCTTCCTACTTTCAGGATATGTTGGTTGTGGGTTGTTGCAATGGCATTGTATGCCTTTCTCAGCCACCTTGGGGTGAGATGATTACTCTTTGGAACCCAGCTATGAGGCAGTATAGGACGATAAAGCTTTCAAAGACCAAACCCCTTATGGGAATTCACTCTTGTGTTTCCGTAGGGTTGGCTTATGATTCTCAAGAGAATGATTTCTTGATCTTGAGTCTCTTGTGTTTCAGACCAGCTGAAACTAGAGCTCCGGATGAAGTGGAAATGTGTTCGACTAAGAGTTTCAGCTGGAAGAAGCTGAAAAATGAGGTGGGCTTTCGTGTTCTTGGGCTTATTTGCAATGTGATCATTAAAGGGGTACCTTATTGGAGAGCCATAGTAGAGGATGCGCATGGATCTCGTGAGGTGTTGGTGTATTTTGATGTGAGTAAGAAAGTATTTGACAAGTTACCTACGCCGGGAATAAGAGTGGGGACTAAGGGGTATCTTGTGAATTTAGAGGATTCTCTTGGTATGTTAATATGGGAGAAAACAGACAAATATAATGTTAATGTTTGGGTAATGGATGATGAAGATGGTTGGAGCAAGAAATGCAACGTTGGAATAACATTTGGTTTTGACAGAACATTGGGCTGTTTGAGGAATGGTGACATTGTAGTCGAGGATGAAAACGGGGTGCTGTTGTTTGATCCAGTGACTAGTTCAGTAAAGGCAAAATTCAGCATTGAGAATGCTAAGAAGGGCTCGTATGTGATTTTTGACTATTCAGAGAGCCTAGTTCTGATTGGAGGGATGCTACCAGTTAAGAAGGAAGCTGCTGAAGACAAATTAGCACGCGAATACCTCCTAAA AATGAGTAGTAAGAGGAGACGGTATTTGCAGCTATTCGTTTGA